From Terriglobales bacterium:
CCGGGCCCGTCACAACCTGTCCAGGGGACAACTTGCCAATGGGAAACACCGGCGGATTCAGGTTGTACCCGAGATCAAACCGGAGGGGGCCAATCGGCGTCTTGTAACGGATTCCCGCACCCAGGGCTTGAGAGATGTAATCGAAGTTGCAGGTTGTCCCCGAGGAGAGATTGCAACCACTTCTGTCCTGCCGAAACCGACCCAATCCTTTCAACATACCATCCGCGGTTGTAAAGACATTCCCGGCATCGTGGAAGATTGCGAAGCTGAGGTTATTCTCCAAATAGGGCAGGGAGACCGGCGGGGTACGAAGCTCCAGGTTATTTATGAACACCGCGTTTCCGCCCAAAGGTTCGCCGCTGGCTGCGTCGCGCGGCCCTGCCTGATTCAGGCCGAAGCCACGGTGGGAATTACCGCCGCCCGCCAGGAAGCGTTCGGGCAAGGGTATCACGTCGCAGGTAGGATTGTTGACCGCCGGGTTACCGGCAAGGTTCTCGCACGAAGGGTTGTTGCCGGGAAGATTCTGCACCGAGAGGTTCTTGCCAAACAGGTTCTCGATGCCAATGCGGGTGGAGCGTGCAAATACCCATTGCTGAGTGCCACGCTTGTTTTTCTTGAAAGGAAAATATGTAGAGTTCTGTATTAGCACGCGGCTGAAATTAGCCTGTGAACCGAAGAAGCTTGCAGCCACCCCGGTATCAAAGGTGGTGTAGTTGCCTTTGTGGGTCTCAATTGGGTTGTCACGCTTATCGCGGATATAGGTGAACGTCGGCATTCCTACCCGTACCGGTTGTGAAAGGAGCGGAATAAGATTGGACGAGACCACCAGGTTTGTGGCCTGAACACGGCGGTAAGTAAAGCCGTAAAGCAAGGTGGAAATTCTGCTCGCGCTTTGGGAAACCTGCACCGAACCCTCCAACCGCTTGGAAGTAAAAGTAAGAACGTCGAAGGTGTTGTCGTAAAGCGCGGTGAAGATCAACCGCAAGCTGGGATCGTTCAACAACCGGGGCGCATCATAACGGACCAAGGCGCGCTGCTGCAGATTACCGAAGTGTGACTTGAAAGAGATAGTGTGGTCGCGGCCCCGAAAATTCAAACGAGTGATGGCAAACTCGACGCGAGGACTGGCTCCGGTTTTGCCCTGAGGATTGTTGGCCCCGGCGGGCTGGCCAGATTGGACTTCCAGGCCGACGCCGTACTGAAACGTATAGCGCTTGCTCTCCTGTACCCGCATTAGAACATTTTTGTCCCGCGCTTCGCCGTCCGGATTCTGCACAGCAGTATCCACCTGATTGAAGATCCCGAGTTCGTAAAGCTTCTGCTGCGATTCGTACATGTCTTGCTGGCTGATGGGATCTCCGTGACGGACTGTGATGTCGCGTTCAACCACGTAGGGCCGGGTGTGCTCCAGACCGTCCACCAAAACTCGATTCACAAAAAACTGCTGGCCCTCTTTGATGGTGTAGGAGACATTCACCTGATTGGGCTGGACGGGAGATGGAACAGCACTGAATTGAAACACCGCATTGGGAAAGCCTCGGTTGAAGTACTCACTGAGCACGGCTTCGCGGTCCTGCGATACTTTGAAGTCCGAGTAAGGCTGTCCCACTGTGTTTTGAATTCGTTCCATGAGCTGATCTGTAGGGATGGTGTTGTTCCCCGCGATTTGCAATGCAGCTACGATGGTCTGCGGGCCTTCATCAATCTGAAAAGTAACCGCGATGCGGCCCTCTTCTCCTTTGTAGTTATCCTCCACACGGGGATTAACCTTTACCTGCCGAAAGCCATTGTCCTGGTATAGGCCCTCTATCCTGCTTACATCGTTCGCGAGCAGGGCCTGGCTAAAGATCCCGCGAGAGAACACACGTCCTGCAGGCTGGATCTGCATGCGCTCGCGGATCAGGTCGTCTGGAAAACTGCGGTTTCCGGCAATTACAAGATCAGCAAGCCTGTGCCGGATTCCCTTTTCCACGATGTAAGTCACAGCCAGGTGATTGTGTCCGGGATCGGGATCGGTGCGGACATTGACCTCAACATCAAAATAACCCTGGGCCTGGAAATAGTCGCGCAGGTTGCGCCGGCCCTCGTTCAATAAGTCTTCATCCACAGCATCTTCTTCGTATACCGGAATGTATTTCTTCAGTACTCCGCGACGAACGCGTGCGCCTTGCACAGTGATGTCAACCGTGGGGCCGGGCTGGATGAGCAGAACGTAGCTTACGGCGTTGCTCTGCGGCTGGAACTGCTGGCTAGTGACCGAGACCTGGGCTTCCAGAAAATTCTTCTTCTGGTATCGCTTGCGTAGCCGGCGCAAGGCATTGTTGACGACCTGCGAACTGACCGGGTCCCCGGGATGAATATGCGCGATTTCGAGAAGCTCGGAATGGCTATACAAAGGGCTTCCCTTCACCGTAATCTCAGCCACATGTGCCTGCACCCC
This genomic window contains:
- a CDS encoding POTRA domain-containing protein, producing MTASLVRTLAALSFLAITVVMPARARQDDFSSDTSSVLRPSGQQPGASVAQDSTSVTEPLPPLDAVREYEGMIVRNIEFQGFEKDDLEHVRALLLQKPDQPLDPAKVRNSVLALFSTGRFADVQVLADRDTQNQLSLVFVATENYFVGLVNVEGVPHNMTSAQLVNACKLQLGELFTREKLHSGIDRMRLLLQENGYYGATIREGLEPDPATQQVNITLYVKSGVQAHVAEITVKGSPLYSHSELLEIAHIHPGDPVSSQVVNNALRRLRKRYQKKNFLEAQVSVTSQQFQPQSNAVSYVLLIQPGPTVDITVQGARVRRGVLKKYIPVYEEDAVDEDLLNEGRRNLRDYFQAQGYFDVEVNVRTDPDPGHNHLAVTYIVEKGIRHRLADLVIAGNRSFPDDLIRERMQIQPAGRVFSRGIFSQALLANDVSRIEGLYQDNGFRQVKVNPRVEDNYKGEEGRIAVTFQIDEGPQTIVAALQIAGNNTIPTDQLMERIQNTVGQPYSDFKVSQDREAVLSEYFNRGFPNAVFQFSAVPSPVQPNQVNVSYTIKEGQQFFVNRVLVDGLEHTRPYVVERDITVRHGDPISQQDMYESQQKLYELGIFNQVDTAVQNPDGEARDKNVLMRVQESKRYTFQYGVGLEVQSGQPAGANNPQGKTGASPRVEFAITRLNFRGRDHTISFKSHFGNLQQRALVRYDAPRLLNDPSLRLIFTALYDNTFDVLTFTSKRLEGSVQVSQSASRISTLLYGFTYRRVQATNLVVSSNLIPLLSQPVRVGMPTFTYIRDKRDNPIETHKGNYTTFDTGVAASFFGSQANFSRVLIQNSTYFPFKKNKRGTQQWVFARSTRIGIENLFGKNLSVQNLPGNNPSCENLAGNPAVNNPTCDVIPLPERFLAGGGNSHRGFGLNQAGPRDAASGEPLGGNAVFINNLELRTPPVSLPYLENNLSFAIFHDAGNVFTTADGMLKGLGRFRQDRSGCNLSSGTTCNFDYISQALGAGIRYKTPIGPLRFDLGYNLNPPVFPIGKLSPGQVVTGPACKPPLINIGGGTCVLPRVGTASHFNFYFSIGQTF